Proteins co-encoded in one Leptodactylus fuscus isolate aLepFus1 chromosome 4, aLepFus1.hap2, whole genome shotgun sequence genomic window:
- the STMN2 gene encoding stathmin-2, which yields MAKTAIAYKEKMKELSMLSLICSCFHSEPRNINAYTFDDMEVKQINKRASGQAFELILKPPSPVSEAPRTLASPKKKDLSLEEIQAKLEAAEERRKTQEAQILKQLAEKREHEREVLQKALEENNNFSRMAEEKLILKMEQIKENREAYLASLMERLQEKERHAAEVRRNKELQEELSG from the exons CCTACAAGGAAAAAATGAAGGAGCTGTCTATGCTCTCTCTAATCTGCTCatgtttccattctgagccccgaaACATCAATGCATACACATTTGATG ATATGGAAGTGAAGCAGATTAATAAGCGTGCATCTGGCCAGGCCTTCGAGCTGATACTAAAGCCGCCATCTCCAGTTTCTGAGGCTCCACGAACCTTGGCCTCTCCAAAGAAGAAGGATCTTTCCCTAGAAGAGATACAGGCAAAACTGGAGGCTGCAGAAGAGCGAAGAAAG ACTCAGGAAGCCCAAATCCTGAAGCAATTGGCAGAGAAACGAGAGCATGAAAGGGAAGTTCTCCAAAAAGCGCTGGAGGAAAACAATAACTTCAGCCGAATGGCAGAGGAAAAACTGATACTTAAAATGGAACAGATTAAAGAAAACCGTGAAGCCTATTTAGCTTCCCTTATGGAACGTCTTCAGGAGAAG GAGAGGCATGCCGCCGAGGTCCGCAGGAACAAGGAACTCCAGGAAGAACTGTCAGGCTGA